The DNA window TTATGCTGGTCAACAGGTTGCATCGTATCTTGTCTTGTGAGATGGTTTGTCTGGATTATGAATGAGTTTGCTTTATTCTTCACCGACCTGATCGGGTGAGATTCGTATCAGCGTTAGCAATGGCTGTCCGTTTGCACCTTTCATAATGGCCTGATCCGATGATGCCCCTTCAACGCAGGTGTCAACCTGTTCGAGGGCGAGGATGAAGGCTTGTTCGGTAGCGATTGCGGGACAAGTCATTCTTGTTGTGGCGAGGTCTTTGAATTCGATGCCGTCACCCTTGTCAAGTTTGACCACTATCGCACCGTTGAGTATATTGCACCCTGCGTTGCCGTGAATCTTGCATTCGTCAATATCAATAACGACTTTTATGGCTGTATTTGCGGGGACAGGTGTGCCCTGAATTGTTGTAACCTGCCATGCACCGTTAAGGAATGACAGATTACGTTTGCGAAGAGTCATGACTGTATTGCCTGTCGATGAATTCAGGACAACCGTGTTTGCATCGACAACACTGTAGGATTTCACATCGTTTATGGCTTTTGTCATGGCAGCCTCGTAAGGGGCATCGTTGCACGCTTTTAGAGATGATAGGAACTCACCGTTAGGTTCGAGTTTGCTTCCTTGTACGATCCACGAGCCGTTGAGGTAGTTGCAGCCGTTGAATGCAATGACCATTATGGCTGTTTTTGCGTCAGGGATAGCTTCGAAGGTAATCTGGGGATGGTTGTCACCGTTGATGACGACTTTTTGGCCGTTGATTGCAGTGACTGCCCAGCTTCCGAGAAGCGGAGCAATCTGTGCTTCGTCATATGAGGATATGTTAGAGATCACCGGAGTTGTTTTTACAGTTGAGTTAGAATCAGATGCGGTCACGCCTGATTTTTTTACAATGCCACAGCCACTGACTAAGGCGGTGACGGCAAGTGCTGATGCAAATAGTGAAACAAATTTCATGATTACAAAATGTTTTTGTTAGTTATTGAGGGGGATGAATCCTTTGATAATTTCGACAGCAGTGAGGCTGTTATATATATACGACAGCCATGCCGAACTAAAGTTTAAACGATTGAGTCCTCCTGTTTGTGCGAATCCCCGTGGAAGAATTGGCGACAAAAGCACTACAGCATCATTTAACTCACAAAAGTAGTCAATTTCCCAAACATACACAAAACAGCTTTTTCGTTGTGTCTTTGACAATTGTGGCTGCCGGTGATTCGGCATAAGCACATACGACATTCGTTATTGTGCGGATTTTCAAAAAAAGGAGCATTGTGTCTGAAAAATGCGGGATGATAAATATTGCCTATATGAAAATTTGCACAAATTTATAGACAGGTGTGTAATATTTTAAGATGAAATGTGTCACAATATAATAATTCTCACTACCTTTGCAGCATAAAAATAAAACCAGAATGGAACATAACGGCAAGCAGGAATTGCTCGACAGACGTTATCTGCGCATGGCTCGTATCTGGGCAGAAAATTCGTATTGCGAACGTCGTAAGGTCGGTGCACTAATGGTCAAGGAACGCACGATAATTTCCGACGGTTTCAATGGGACTCCAGCCGGATTTGAAAATGTCTGCGAGGATGCCGATGGCCTTACAAAAACTTATGTGCTTCATGCAGAGGCTAATGCGATTACAAAGGTTGCCCGTTCGAACAATTCGGCTGAAGGTTCGACTCTCTATGTAACCGCTTCACCATGTCTTGACTGTGCAAAACTGATTATCCAATC is part of the Duncaniella dubosii genome and encodes:
- a CDS encoding META domain-containing protein → MKFVSLFASALAVTALVSGCGIVKKSGVTASDSNSTVKTTPVISNISSYDEAQIAPLLGSWAVTAINGQKVVINGDNHPQITFEAIPDAKTAIMVIAFNGCNYLNGSWIVQGSKLEPNGEFLSSLKACNDAPYEAAMTKAINDVKSYSVVDANTVVLNSSTGNTVMTLRKRNLSFLNGAWQVTTIQGTPVPANTAIKVVIDIDECKIHGNAGCNILNGAIVVKLDKGDGIEFKDLATTRMTCPAIATEQAFILALEQVDTCVEGASSDQAIMKGANGQPLLTLIRISPDQVGEE
- a CDS encoding deoxycytidylate deaminase, which produces MEHNGKQELLDRRYLRMARIWAENSYCERRKVGALMVKERTIISDGFNGTPAGFENVCEDADGLTKTYVLHAEANAITKVARSNNSAEGSTLYVTASPCLDCAKLIIQSGIKRVVYSELYRITDGIDLLKRAGVECCHIADAGPLSESAV